In Phaeobacter inhibens DSM 16374, the following proteins share a genomic window:
- the argF gene encoding ornithine carbamoyltransferase has protein sequence MNHFLDIHKTDATDLRAIIDQASATKQARLGRPKAAPDDELPLKDRMVALIFEKPSTRTRVSFDVGVRQMGGQTMVLSGNDMQLGHGETIADTARVLSRYVDMIMIRTFDETVLTEMAEYASVPVINGLTDRTHPCQIMADVLTYEEHRGPIKGKKVVWCGDGNNVCASFLHAAAQFGFDLTFTGPAQLDPEPEFIGLARNAGSQVIIERDAAKAVEGADLVVADTWVSMHDSQSSKERRHNMLRGYQVNDALMAHAKPDALFMHCLPAHREEEVTSAVMDGPQSVIFDEAENRLHAQKAIMRYCLGA, from the coding sequence ATGAACCATTTCCTCGATATCCATAAAACCGATGCCACCGACCTGCGGGCGATCATTGATCAGGCCAGCGCCACCAAACAGGCCCGTCTCGGTCGCCCCAAGGCCGCGCCGGATGATGAGCTGCCGCTGAAAGACCGCATGGTGGCACTGATCTTTGAAAAACCCTCCACCCGGACCCGTGTGTCCTTTGACGTCGGCGTGCGCCAGATGGGCGGGCAGACCATGGTGCTCTCGGGCAATGACATGCAGCTGGGGCATGGTGAGACCATCGCCGACACTGCCCGCGTGCTCAGCCGCTATGTCGACATGATCATGATCCGGACCTTTGATGAAACCGTGCTGACTGAGATGGCCGAATATGCCTCTGTGCCGGTGATCAACGGCCTGACCGATCGCACCCATCCCTGTCAGATCATGGCCGATGTCCTCACCTATGAGGAACATCGCGGCCCCATCAAGGGCAAGAAAGTCGTCTGGTGCGGGGATGGTAACAATGTCTGCGCCTCTTTTCTGCATGCCGCCGCGCAGTTTGGCTTTGATCTCACCTTCACCGGCCCGGCGCAGCTCGATCCGGAGCCTGAGTTCATCGGCCTTGCGCGCAACGCAGGTTCGCAGGTGATCATTGAGCGCGACGCGGCAAAAGCGGTTGAGGGCGCTGATCTGGTGGTGGCCGATACCTGGGTCTCGATGCACGACAGCCAATCCTCAAAGGAGCGCCGCCACAATATGCTGCGTGGCTATCAGGTGAATGACGCGCTGATGGCTCACGCCAAACCCGACGCGCTGTTCATGCACTGCCTGCCCGCTCACCGCGAGGAAGAGGTGACCTCAGCCGTGATGGACGGCCCGCAGTCCGTGATCTTTGATGAGGCGGAAAACCGTCTGCACGCGCAAAAAGCGATCATGCGCTACTGCCTCGGCGCCTGA